A window of the Cutaneotrichosporon cavernicola HIS019 DNA, chromosome: 6 genome harbors these coding sequences:
- the REV1 gene encoding uncharacterized protein (impB/mucB/samB family C-terminal domain), whose amino-acid sequence MSDGPGTSQEFWEEAIALQPTPQVQNVAPDDEGPYAKAGRRRYVLSPDSSDGPSPLHPPSEKAPSSPTSPSRRAPDTTVSVSFLPASIRSGPIEGALSYLAGDEYRPTAFGNIGDYMAKKDVKVQTQNAQLAVASEALGIPQIFKGLTFYINGNTNPSMPVLRRLIVQRGGTVQPYIRTKGSIDYVVAPVLTLAKFKELNKGGRVRIVREGFVTQSVEEGKVVDWRKWRLVAQEEGGLAEFIKATQDKPVVEDEDEKMTIDEPPAASSSHFPMAAPKVAVSGMLARPLVAQQGLLPASPRVFQPQAHRPPGLPTPTPKPIASSSASIPAMEVPRHVANVKHLHQQSSTSSVSGTSAAVDRAENSSQTDFGEMIDLAGVDIAELEGKAAPAPLRIKPVADATAAPADKAPTEAVKVPVTAGGPEAVETEAAEVETTGSDQNQPPAEPEARGDYYALYRSNPHASRLMKTEGFREQMTAASGTSFIDTYYQKSRLHLLSTWKAALKLLVAEARGMAGHVPRVLPPAGAERVFMHVDFDAFFVSVGLATRPQLAGKPAVVCHSSRGGKDSTSEVASASYEARARGVRNGMSLGRARQLCGPELETIPYEFETYKSHSTAFYSVLVGYADELEAVSIDEALLDVTGAVNACALAPDAADADPDPAVTVAKRIRLAIKKKTGCNVSVGISHNILLARLATRNAKPPGPGVFHLMGPDIAPFLSELDVDNFPSFARSAKNKLAEAFGATTVQALLPQSKEALRRVLGPKTGDTLYSFMRGKDDRQLEPDKARKSVSAETNYAIRFADQVEADAYLGNLADEVSKRLKAIGAKGRHVTLKIMARDPNSPVEPPKFLGHGHCETFNKSAPLARHTNDGAMIGAECIKLLHGMLLNPVELRGVGIQVTKLEFSAEVVGGQPTLSFTKLAAKMEEGQRPLSAMLKGAELAKPTTEAKTVPEPSEETEPSPSALVGSPTPPAPPSPVLRGHVSSELDPDLLAALPLELHADARAQYRAERKRQREEPSEPEQEPHPKRPQLNPAAHITRQLRPKTKTQLRAGEVAELPLYTAWGRGGRRSRTGSRAGSRMGTREPESRGGSVPADEVIDVEEAETRELRALGIDPDVFAALPPDVQADVVAQERARRPVVKGGNGKKRVPRAGRAAPVAQAAAKPALFGERSTAGVAGVLASWVNSGPPASRDVERVTSYLRKCLNGLGGVEHVSSLLRSMRALEPGGEWADVWETLRAAVDEGVRERMGAGLRL is encoded by the coding sequence ATGAGCGACGGACCGGGAACGTCGCAGGAGTTTTGGGAGGAGGCCATCGCTCTCCAGCCCACCCCGCAAGTACAGAATGTGGCACCAGACGATGAGGGTCCCTACGCCAAGGCGGGTAGGCGACGGTACGTCCTCTCTCCGGACAGCAGCGACGGCCCGTCACCATTGCACCCACCCAGCGAGAAGGCTCCATCCTCCCCAACGTCCCCGTCGCGCAGGGCGCCAGACACGACCGTATCCgtctccttccttcccgcCTCGATCCGCTCTGGCCCAATTGAGGGCGCGCTGTCCTACCTGGCGGGCGACGAGTATCGGCCCACAGCATTCGGTAACATAGGGGATTACATGGCCAAGAAAGACGTCAAGGTACAGACGCAGAACGCGCAGCTTGCTGTGGCATCTGAGGCGCTCGGCATTCCCCAGATTTTCAAAGGCTTGACGTTCTACATCAACGGCAATACGAACCCATCGATGCCCGTTCTCCGGCGGCTGATCGTGCAGCGCGGCGGTACAGTACAGCCTTACATCCGGACTAAGGGCAGTATTGACTATGTCGTCGCCCCGGTTCTGACGCTCGCCAAGTTCAAGGAACTGAACAAGGGCGGCCGCGTGCGGATCGTGCGCGAGGGTTTCGTTACCCAGTCcgttgaggaggggaaggtggtggaTTGGCGCAAGTGGCGGCTGGTGGCgcaggaagagggagggcTGGCCGAGTTCATCAAGGCCACACAGGACAAGCcggttgtcgaggacgaagacgagAAGATGACGATCGACGAACCGCCAgcagcctcgtcctcacACTTTCCTATGGCCGCGCCCAAGGTCGCTGTGTCAGGCATGCTGGCTCGGCCTCTTGTAGCCCAGCAAGGCTTGCTTCCCGCCTCGCCACGCGTTTTTCAGCCACAAGCACATCGCCCTCCGGGCcttcccactcccactcccaagCCCATCGCGTCCAGCAGCGCCTCCATCCCAGCCATGGAAGTGCCCAGGCATGTTGCCAACGTCAAGCATCTCCACCAGCAGAGCTCGACGTCCAGCGTCAGTGGGACGTCAGCCGCGGTCGACCGCGCGGAGAACAGCTCGCAGACGGACTTTGGCGAGATGATCGACCTGGCGGGCGTCGACATCGCGGAGCTTGAGGGCAAAGCCGCGCCAGCACCTCTGCGGATCAAGCCTGTGGCCGACGCAACTGCGGCTCCTGCCGATAAAGCGCCCACTGAGGCCGTCAAAGTGCCTGTAACGGCCGGAGGACCTGAGGCTGTCGAAACTGAAGCAGCTGAAGTCGAGACCACCGGCTCAGACCAGAACCAACCGCCTGCCGAACCCGAAGCCAGAGGAGACTATTATGCCCTCTACCGCTCGAACCCGCACGCCTCCCGGCTGATGAAGACTGAGGGCTTCCGCGAGCAGATGACTGCGGCGTCGGGCACCTCGTTCATCGACACGTATTACCAGAAGTCGCGTCTCCACCTTCTCTCGACGTGGAAGGCGGCGCTgaagctcctcgtcgccgaagCTCGGGGCATGGCGGGCCACGTGCCGCGCGTCCTCCCGCCTGctggcgccgagcgcgtgtTCATGCATGTGGACTTTGATGCGTTCTTCGTCTCGGTGGGCCTCGCTACGCGCCCACAACTCGCAGGCAAGCCAGCGGTTGTCTGTCACTCCTCTAGGGGCGGGAAAGATTCGACGTCCGAGGTAGCGAGCGCGTCATACGAGGCACGCGCCCGTGGCGTCCGGAACGGGATGAGTCTGGGCCGTGCGCGCCAGCTCTGTGGacccgagctcgagacgATTCCCTACGAGTTCGAAACGTACAAATCACACAGCACGGCGTTCTACTCGGTCCTCGTCGGGTATgctgacgagctcgaggcagTATCTATTGACGAGGCGTTGCTCGACGTTACCGGCGCCGTGAATGCGTGTGCTCTCGCCCCAGATGCTGCAGACGCTGACCCCGATCCAGCCGTGACCGTTGCCAAGCGCATCCGCTTGGCTATCAAGAAGAAGACTGGGTGTAATGTGAGCGTGGGGATATCGCACAACATTCTCCTTGCGCGCCTGGCTACGCGCAATGCCAAGCCGCCCGGTCCCGGGGTATTCCACCTCATGGGCCCCGATATCGCGCCCTTCCTATCCGAGCTGGATGTGGACAACTTCCCATCCTtcgcgcgcagcgcgaAGAACAAGCTGGCCGAAGCGTTTggggcgacgacggtgcAGGCTCTCCTCCCACAGTCGAAGGAGGCGCTGCGTCGCGTACTTGGTCCCAAGACTGGCGATACGCTTTATAGCTTTATGCGTGGCAAGGACGACCGCCAGCTCGAACCCGACAAGGCGCGGAAGAGCGTCAGCGCTGAGACAAACTACGCGATCCGGTTCGCGGACCAGGTTGAGGCCGACGCGTACCTTGGCAATCTCGCGGACGAGGTTTCGAAACGACTCAAGGCCATCGGGGCCAAGGGGAGGCATGTGACACTCAAGATCATGGCTCGCGACCCAAACTCGCCAGTCGAGCCACCCAAGTTCCTCGGACATGGGCACTGCGAGACGTTCAACAAGTCGGCTCCGCTTGCGCGGCATACCAACGACGGAGCGATGATTGGCGCAGAGTGCATTAAGCTCCTGCACGGCATGTTGTTGAATCCggtcgagctgcgcggAGTCGGAATTCAAGTGACAAAGCTGGAGTTTAGTGCcgaggtggtgggcggACAGCCCACGCTTTCTTTTACGAAACTGGCCGCCAAAATGGAAGAGGGACAGCGGCCTCTTTCAGCAATGCTGAAGGGCGCTGAACTGGCGAAACCTACCACCGAGGCCAAGACGGTCCCAGAGCCCAGTGAGGAAACTGAGCCGTCGCCCAGTGCGCTCGTCGGATCACCCACTCCTCCCGCTCCGCCGTCTCCGGTTTTGCGCGGACATGTCTCGTCAGAGCTGGaccccgacctcctcgctgccctCCCGCTGGAACTacacgccgacgcgcgcgctcaaTACCGCGCCGAACGTAAGCGTCAGCGTGAGGAGCCCTCTGAACCGGAACAAGAACCCCATCCCAAGAGGCCGCAACTGAACCCCGCAGCACACATCACGCGGCAGCTGCGGCCCAAGACAAAAACCCAGCTCCGCGCAGGCGAGGTCGCTGAACTACCACTCTATACGGCGTGGGGCCGTGGCGGGCGCCGCTCACGAACCGGTTCACGGGCAGGCTCGAGAATGGGTACACGGGAGCCCGAGTCGCGTGGTGGATCCGTacccgccgacgaggtcatTGATGTTGAGGAAGCAGagacgcgcgagctgcgcgcccTCGGTATTGACCCGGACGTGTTTGCCGCCCTACCGCCCGACGTACAGGCCGACGTGGTTGCGCAGGagcgggcgcggcggcccgTCGTCAAGGGCGGGAACGGCAAGAAACGGGTACCGAGGGCAGGGCGGGCCGCGCCGGTTGCGCAGGCCGCGGCGAAGCCTGCCCTCTTTGGCGAGCGGAGCACGGCGGGCGTCGCAGGCGTGCTCGCCTCTTGGGTCAATAGTGGACCGCCGGCGAgccgcgacgtcgagcgcgtgaCGAGCTATCTCCGTAAATGCCTTAATGGGCTTGGCGGGGTTGAGCACGTCAGCTCTCTGCTCCGGTCCATGCGTGCTTTGGAGCCAGGGGGAGAGTGGGCGGATGTGTGGGAGACGCTGAGGGCCGCTGTGGACGAGGGCGTGAGGGAACGGATGGGGGCTGGGTTGCGGCTGTAG